A portion of the Harpia harpyja isolate bHarHar1 chromosome 15, bHarHar1 primary haplotype, whole genome shotgun sequence genome contains these proteins:
- the CSRNP2 gene encoding cysteine/serine-rich nuclear protein 2 isoform X1, which translates to MDAIASAGLKRKFEDADVGSPGSNSDISEISNSDSADSCDSVNPSSSTGFIPTSILKRQKQLRRKNVRFDQVTVYYFARRQGFTSVPSQGGSSLGMAQRHNSVRHYTLCEFAQEQEVNHREILREHLKEEKLHAKKMKLTKNGTVESEEADGLTLEDVSDDDIDVENVEVDDYFFLQPLPTKRRRALLRASGVHRIDAEEKQELRAIRLSREECGCDCRLYCDPEACACSQAGIKCQVDRMSFPCGCSRDGCGNMAGRIEFNPIRVRTHYLHTIMKLELENKRQGGRPPAPEEEAAAAAAHGSASDWLGPQPAETQDFQEFMAENETAVMHLQTAEELERLKAEEDSSNGSSVESLGVCILEEPLAVPEGLCPGLAAPILIQAQLPPGSSVLCFADGSEPAASAVGDQPYLNDGPVVYYQVEQRPVLGVKGESSPAEPPAPSSCLSEKNLSVLPVPVVTCSRAAAAASKGEASRNPPSSPEAAPSSEGCRAVAAARCPRSPSPVPPEQALERAHEPPSAEERSLGPVLPV; encoded by the exons ATGGATGCGATCGCGAGCGCCGGCCTCAAGAGGAAGTTTGAGGATGCGGACGTGGGCTCGCCGGGCTCCAACTCGGACATCTCGGAGATCTCCAACAGCGACAGTGCCGACAGCTGCGACAGCGTCAACCCCTCCAGCTCCACCGGCTTCATAC cCACCTCCATCCTGAAGCGGCAGAAGCAGCTTCGCAGGAAGAATGTCCGCTTCGACCAAGTGACCGTCTACTACTTCGCCCGACGCCAGGGCTTCACCAGCGTCCCCAGCCAGGGCGGCAGCTCCCTGGGCATGGCCCAACGCCACAACTCCGTCCGCCACTACACGCTCTGCGAGTTCGCCCAGGAGCAGGAGGTGAATCACCGGGAGATCCTACGGGAGCACCTCAAGGAAGAAAAACTCCACGCCAAGAAAATGAAG CTCACCAAGAACGGCACGGTGGAGTCGGAGGAGGCGGACGGCCTGACGCTGGAGGACGTCTCGGATGACGACATCGACGTGGAGAACGTGGAGGTGGACGACTACTTCTTCCTGCAGCCGTTGCCCACCAAACGCCGCCGAGCTCTGCTGCGAGCCTCCGGTGTTCACCGCATCGATGCTGAGGAGAAGCAGGAGCTGCGGGCCATCCGCCTGTCCCGGGAGGAGTGCGGCTGCGACTGCCGCCTCTACTGCGACCCGGAGGCTTgtgcctgcagccaggcagggattAAATGCCAG GTGGATCGCATGTCCTTCCCCTGCGGCTGCTCCCGGGATGGTTGCGGTAACATGGCCGGTCGGATCGAATTCAATCCTATCCGGGTGCGGACTCACTACCTCCACACCATCATGAAGCTGGAGCTGGAGAACAAGCGTCAGGGTGGGCGGCCACCGGcgccggaggaggaggcggccgctgccgccgctcaCGGCTCCGCTAGCGACTGGCTGGGGCCGCAGCCAGCCGAAACGCAGGACTTCCAGGAGTTCATGGCGGAGAACGAGACGGCCGTCATGCACCTGCAAACGGCGGAGGAGTTGGAGAGGCTGAAGGCTGAGGAAGACTCCAGCAACGGCTCCAGCGTGGAGAGCTTGGGCGTTTGCATCCTGGAGGAGCCCCTGGCCGTGCCGGAGGGTTTGTGCCCAGGTCTTGCCGCCCCCATCCTCATCCAAGCCCAGTTACCTCCGGGCTCGTCCGTCCTCTGCTTTGCCGACGGCTCGGAGCCGGCAGCCTCGGCGGTGGGCGACCAGCCCTACTTGAACGATGGACCTGTGGTCTACTACCAGGTGGAGCAGAGGCCGGTGCTGGGTGTCAAGGGCGAGAGCAGCCCGGCAGAGCCGCCGGCACCGTCCTCCTGCCTGAGCGAGAAGAACCTCAGCGTCCTCCCCGTCCCGGTGGTGACTTGCAGCCGAGCCGCCGCTGCTGCGAGCAAGGGGGAAGCATCCCGAAATCCTCCCTCGTCCCCGGAGGCTGCTCCATCCTCTGAGGGCTGCCGAGCGGTGgctgctgcccgctgcccgcGTTCCCCGTCCCCCGTGCCACCGGAGCAAGCCCTGGAGCGGGCGCACGAGCCGCCCTCCGCCGAGGAGCGCTCGCTGGGGCCTGTCCTGCCCGTGTGA
- the CSRNP2 gene encoding cysteine/serine-rich nuclear protein 2 isoform X2, giving the protein MDAIASAGLKRKFEDADVGSPGSNSDISEISNSDSADSCDSVNPSSSTGFIPTSILKRQKQLRRKNVRFDQVTVYYFARRQGFTSVPSQGGSSLGMAQRHNSVRHYTLCEFAQEQEVNHREILREHLKEEKLHAKKMKLTKNGTVESEEADGLTLEDVSDDDIDVENVEVDDYFFLQPLPTKRRRALLRASGVHRIDAEEKQELRAIRLSREECGCDCRLYCDPEACACSQAGIKCQVDRMSFPCGCSRDGCGNMAGRIEFNPIRVRTHYLHTIMKLELENKRQGGRPPAPEEEAAAAAAHGSASDWLGPQPAETQDFQEFMAENETAVMHLQTAEELERLKAEEDSSNGSSVESLGVCILEEPLAVPEGLCPGGAEAGAGCQGREQPGRAAGTVLLPEREEPQRPPRPGGDLQPSRRCCEQGGSIPKSSLVPGGCSIL; this is encoded by the exons ATGGATGCGATCGCGAGCGCCGGCCTCAAGAGGAAGTTTGAGGATGCGGACGTGGGCTCGCCGGGCTCCAACTCGGACATCTCGGAGATCTCCAACAGCGACAGTGCCGACAGCTGCGACAGCGTCAACCCCTCCAGCTCCACCGGCTTCATAC cCACCTCCATCCTGAAGCGGCAGAAGCAGCTTCGCAGGAAGAATGTCCGCTTCGACCAAGTGACCGTCTACTACTTCGCCCGACGCCAGGGCTTCACCAGCGTCCCCAGCCAGGGCGGCAGCTCCCTGGGCATGGCCCAACGCCACAACTCCGTCCGCCACTACACGCTCTGCGAGTTCGCCCAGGAGCAGGAGGTGAATCACCGGGAGATCCTACGGGAGCACCTCAAGGAAGAAAAACTCCACGCCAAGAAAATGAAG CTCACCAAGAACGGCACGGTGGAGTCGGAGGAGGCGGACGGCCTGACGCTGGAGGACGTCTCGGATGACGACATCGACGTGGAGAACGTGGAGGTGGACGACTACTTCTTCCTGCAGCCGTTGCCCACCAAACGCCGCCGAGCTCTGCTGCGAGCCTCCGGTGTTCACCGCATCGATGCTGAGGAGAAGCAGGAGCTGCGGGCCATCCGCCTGTCCCGGGAGGAGTGCGGCTGCGACTGCCGCCTCTACTGCGACCCGGAGGCTTgtgcctgcagccaggcagggattAAATGCCAG GTGGATCGCATGTCCTTCCCCTGCGGCTGCTCCCGGGATGGTTGCGGTAACATGGCCGGTCGGATCGAATTCAATCCTATCCGGGTGCGGACTCACTACCTCCACACCATCATGAAGCTGGAGCTGGAGAACAAGCGTCAGGGTGGGCGGCCACCGGcgccggaggaggaggcggccgctgccgccgctcaCGGCTCCGCTAGCGACTGGCTGGGGCCGCAGCCAGCCGAAACGCAGGACTTCCAGGAGTTCATGGCGGAGAACGAGACGGCCGTCATGCACCTGCAAACGGCGGAGGAGTTGGAGAGGCTGAAGGCTGAGGAAGACTCCAGCAACGGCTCCAGCGTGGAGAGCTTGGGCGTTTGCATCCTGGAGGAGCCCCTGGCCGTGCCGGAGGGTTTGTGCCCAG GTGGAGCAGAGGCCGGTGCTGGGTGTCAAGGGCGAGAGCAGCCCGGCAGAGCCGCCGGCACCGTCCTCCTGCCTGAGCGAGAAGAACCTCAGCGTCCTCCCCGTCCCGGTGGTGACTTGCAGCCGAGCCGCCGCTGCTGCGAGCAAGGGGGAAGCATCCCGAAATCCTCCCTCGTCCCCGGAGGCTGCTCCATCCTCTGA
- the LETMD1 gene encoding LETM1 domain-containing protein 1: MALSRVGCRWLLWRFGPGPGPAAGLSRARGLLEPRPARGATRSSVCYRSTKAGSRSVLAALVSKAKHINGRYERFLERTFPRFYVLYATFTKGVQALFMEVKEIRKIKSKMSRQRLSVQQLPYREMERLRQFRRDVIKAIPIGVIAIPPFANFLVIVLMYFFPRQLLIRYFWTPNQQVEFLDAYDAIRRDSYPDVVESLALAARSLSEPQLQKRLQELCAEVQRGSQPRVAELYAVRSLFSGSPLGLNKLRVSHVKALSQVLFLTPHLPAFFLRHRLRSHVLEIRHLDRAMLRLGLGQLSEEELKAACYLRGLNSTHLGMSECRAWLEQWLGLSCKLQASEASLLANSMVLLSLNYVRAKE, translated from the exons ATGGCGCTGTCCAGGGTCGGCTGCCGCTGGCTGCTCTGGCGCttcggccccggtcccggtcccgccgccGGCCTGAGCCGCGCCCGGGGGCTGCTGGAGCCGCGTCCCGCCCGGGGGGCGACGAG GTCCTCGGTGTGCTACCGCTCCACAAAAGCCGGCTCCAGGTCCGTCCTCGCTGCCCTGGTGTCGAAAGCGAAGCACATCAACGGGAGGTACGAGAGGTTTTTGGAAAGGACCTTCCCCCGTTTCTACGTGCTGTACGCGACTTTCACGAAAG GAGTCCAAGCGCTCTTTATGGAAgtcaaagaaataagaaaaatcaaatctaAAATGTCCCGTCAGAGACTGAGTGTTCAGCAGCTTCCCTACCGGGAGATGGAGAGGCTGCGGCAG TTTCGCAGGGATGTGATCAAGGCCATTCCCATCGGAGTTATCGCTATCCCGCCCTTCGCCAACTTCTTGGTCATCGTCCTGAT GTATTTCTTCCCACGGCAGCTCCTGATCCGCTACTTCTGGACCCCCAACCAGCAGGTTGAGTTCCTGGATGCCTACGATGCCATCCGGAGAGACTCCTATCCGGACGTGGTGGAGAGTTTAGCCCTGGCAGCACGTTCCCTGTCTGAGCCGCAGCTCCAAAAACGCCTGCAGGAGCTCTGCGCCGAG GTGCAGCGAGGTTCCCAGCCACGTGTGGCTGAACTCTATGCTGTGAGAAGTTTGTTTTCGGGATCTCCACTGGGTCTGAACAAGCTCCGGGTGTCTCATGTG AAAGCCCTGAGCCAGGTCCTGTTTCTGACCCCTCACTTGCCGGCCTTTTTCCTGAGGCATCGCCTGCGGAGCCACGTCTTGGAAATCCGGCACCTGGACCGTGCCATGCTGCGCCTGGGCTTGGGCCAGCTGTCCGAGGAGGAGCTGAAAGCG gcTTGTTACCTCCGTGGCCTGAACTCCACTCACCTCGGCATGTCCGAGTGCAGAGCGTGGCTGGAGCAGTGGCTGGGGCTCTCCTGCAAGCTGCAAG cttctgaagctTCGCTCCTGGCGAACAGCATGGTCCTGCTGTCCCTCAACTATGTCAGGGCCAAGGAGTGA